A single window of Streptomyces cathayae DNA harbors:
- a CDS encoding alpha-mannosidase: MHDERHRIEGRVERVHTQRVKPAVYAATVPLTVEAWHAPGEPVPFAEAAAAPYEPFARNTPWGPPWGTTWFRMRGRVPAAWAGRRVEAVIDLGFTGAGPGFQAEALVHLTDGTPLKAVNPLNRYVPVARRAAGGEEIDYLVEAASNPDILADGFARPTPLGDRHTAGDTPLYVFHGADLAVLDEPVWHLDLDLCVLRELMAELGGHEPRRHEIAHALDRAMDALDLDDVSGSAPAARAALAPVLARPAHASAHTVSGVGHAHIDSAWLWPLRETRRKTSRTFSNATALAEEYDDFVFACSQAQQYAWVRDHHPQVWEGIKKAVGKGQWAPVGGMWVEADGNLPGGEALARQLVHGKRFFLEHFGIETKGVWLPDSFGYSAAYPQLAKLAGNEWFLTQKISWNQTNRFPHHTFWWEGIDGTRIFTHFPPVDTYNAALTGEEMARAVRNYREKGGGTRSLAPFGWGDGGGGPTREHMERARRLADLEGSPKVVVEHPDAFFAKAREEYPDAPVWNGELYLELHRATYTSQARTKQGNRRSEHLLREAELWATTAALHAQTYLYPYDALDRLWKTVLLHQFHDILPGSSIAWVHREAEAEYARVAAELEALTGEAITALGEGPGPRVFNTSPYDRAEVVRTPGGAPVWTTVPANGSAPLAAPAGSPRPQPVTVTERVLDNGTVRVRLADDGTLASVRDLRADREVLAGPGNLLRLHTDLPNHWDAWDIDQHYRNRFTELPAAGSVTVVARDPLACAVRVERAFGNGSRITQTITLRAGSPRIDFETEIDWHEAEKILKAGFPVDIRAPHSSAEIQFGHVQRPTHTNTSWEAARFEVSGHRWVHLGEPGYGVAVLSDSTYGHDVTRTVRDDGGTTTTVRLSLVRAPRIPDPGADQGTHRFTYALLPGARIEDAVAEGYALNLPLRVARAAGAPDPVVSVDGEGVTVEAVKLADDASGDVVVRLYESRGGRATGTLRTGFPLGGAQVTDLLERPLEPADTDGDSVPVALRPFQVLTLRLAVDRNRNRNRD; this comes from the coding sequence ATGCATGACGAACGCCATCGGATCGAGGGCCGCGTCGAACGCGTCCACACCCAGCGCGTCAAGCCCGCGGTCTACGCCGCGACCGTCCCGCTCACCGTCGAGGCCTGGCACGCGCCGGGCGAGCCGGTCCCCTTCGCAGAGGCCGCGGCCGCCCCCTACGAGCCCTTCGCCAGGAACACCCCGTGGGGCCCGCCCTGGGGCACCACCTGGTTCCGGATGCGCGGGCGGGTCCCCGCCGCCTGGGCCGGCCGGCGCGTCGAGGCGGTCATCGACCTCGGCTTCACCGGCGCCGGACCGGGCTTCCAGGCCGAAGCCCTGGTGCACCTGACCGACGGCACCCCGCTGAAGGCGGTCAACCCGCTCAACCGGTACGTCCCGGTCGCCCGCCGGGCCGCGGGCGGCGAGGAGATCGACTACCTGGTCGAGGCGGCCTCCAACCCCGACATCCTCGCCGACGGCTTCGCCCGCCCGACCCCGCTCGGCGACCGGCACACGGCGGGCGACACCCCGCTGTACGTGTTCCACGGAGCCGATCTCGCCGTCCTCGACGAACCGGTCTGGCACCTCGACCTCGACCTGTGCGTGCTGCGCGAACTCATGGCCGAACTGGGCGGACACGAGCCGCGCCGGCACGAGATCGCGCACGCCCTGGACCGGGCCATGGACGCCCTCGACCTCGACGACGTCTCCGGCAGCGCCCCCGCCGCCCGCGCGGCCCTCGCCCCCGTCCTCGCCAGGCCCGCGCACGCCAGCGCACACACCGTCTCCGGCGTCGGGCACGCCCACATCGACTCCGCCTGGCTGTGGCCGCTGCGCGAGACCCGGCGCAAGACGTCCCGCACCTTCTCCAACGCCACCGCGCTCGCCGAGGAGTACGACGACTTCGTCTTCGCCTGCTCGCAGGCCCAGCAGTACGCGTGGGTGCGCGACCACCACCCGCAGGTGTGGGAGGGGATCAAGAAGGCCGTCGGCAAGGGCCAGTGGGCGCCGGTCGGCGGCATGTGGGTGGAGGCCGACGGCAATCTGCCCGGCGGCGAGGCCCTCGCCCGCCAACTGGTCCACGGCAAAAGGTTCTTCCTCGAGCACTTCGGCATCGAGACCAAGGGCGTCTGGCTGCCCGACTCCTTCGGCTACAGCGCCGCCTACCCGCAACTGGCCAAGCTCGCCGGCAACGAGTGGTTCCTCACCCAGAAGATCTCCTGGAACCAGACCAACAGGTTCCCGCACCACACCTTCTGGTGGGAGGGCATCGACGGCACCCGCATCTTCACCCACTTCCCGCCGGTCGACACCTACAACGCGGCCCTCACCGGTGAGGAGATGGCCCGCGCCGTGCGCAACTACCGGGAGAAGGGCGGCGGTACCCGCTCGCTCGCACCGTTCGGCTGGGGCGACGGCGGCGGCGGCCCCACCCGCGAGCACATGGAACGGGCCCGCCGGCTGGCCGACCTGGAGGGCTCCCCGAAGGTCGTCGTCGAACACCCCGACGCCTTCTTCGCCAAGGCCCGCGAGGAGTACCCCGACGCCCCGGTCTGGAACGGCGAGCTCTACCTGGAACTGCACCGCGCCACCTACACCAGCCAGGCCCGCACCAAACAGGGCAACCGGCGCAGCGAACACCTGCTGCGCGAGGCCGAGTTGTGGGCCACCACGGCGGCACTGCACGCGCAGACCTATCTCTACCCGTACGACGCGCTCGACCGGCTGTGGAAGACGGTCCTGCTGCACCAGTTCCACGACATCCTGCCCGGCTCGTCCATCGCCTGGGTGCACCGGGAGGCGGAGGCGGAGTACGCCAGGGTCGCAGCGGAGCTGGAGGCACTGACCGGGGAGGCGATCACCGCCCTCGGGGAGGGCCCCGGCCCCCGGGTGTTCAACACCAGCCCGTACGACCGCGCCGAGGTGGTCCGGACACCCGGGGGAGCGCCGGTGTGGACGACCGTGCCCGCGAACGGCAGCGCACCCCTGGCGGCACCGGCCGGCTCCCCCCGCCCTCAGCCGGTGACCGTCACGGAACGGGTGCTCGACAACGGGACGGTGCGGGTCCGGCTGGCGGACGACGGCACACTGGCGTCCGTCCGGGACCTCCGCGCGGACCGCGAGGTGCTGGCCGGTCCGGGCAACCTGCTCCGGCTGCACACGGACCTCCCCAACCACTGGGACGCCTGGGACATCGACCAGCACTACCGGAACCGGTTCACCGAGCTGCCCGCCGCCGGCTCCGTCACCGTCGTCGCCCGGGACCCGCTGGCCTGCGCGGTGCGGGTGGAGCGCGCCTTCGGCAACGGCTCACGGATCACCCAGACGATCACCCTGCGCGCCGGCAGCCCCCGGATCGACTTCGAGACCGAGATCGACTGGCACGAGGCCGAGAAGATCCTCAAGGCCGGCTTCCCGGTCGACATCCGGGCCCCGCACTCCTCCGCGGAGATCCAGTTCGGTCACGTCCAGCGCCCCACCCACACCAACACCAGCTGGGAGGCGGCCCGTTTCGAGGTCTCCGGCCACCGCTGGGTGCACCTCGGCGAACCCGGCTACGGCGTCGCCGTCCTGAGCGACTCGACCTACGGCCACGACGTGACCCGCACGGTCCGCGACGACGGGGGCACGACCACGACGGTCCGCCTCAGCCTGGTGCGCGCCCCGCGGATCCCGGACCCCGGGGCCGACCAGGGCACGCACCGCTTCACCTACGCGCTGCTGCCCGGCGCGCGCATCGAGGACGCCGTCGCGGAGGGCTACGCGCTCAACCTGCCGTTGCGCGTGGCCCGGGCGGCGGGCGCACCGGACCCGGTGGTCTCGGTGGACGGCGAGGGCGTGACCGTCGAGGCGGTCAAGCTCGCCGACGACGCCTCCGGCGATGTCGTCGTCCGCCTCTACGAATCCCGCGGCGGACGCGCCACCGGCACCCTGCGCACCGGCTTCCCCCTCGGCGGGGCCCAGGTGACCGACCTGCTGGAGCGGCCGCTGGAACCGGCGGACACCGACGGCGACAGCGTGCCCGTGGCCCTGCGTCCGTTCCAGGTGCTGACCCTGCGGCTGGCGGTGGACCGGAACCGGAACCGGAACCGGGACTGA
- a CDS encoding 6-phospho-beta-glucosidase, with product MKLTILGGGGFRVPLVYGALLEDHAEGRVTRVVLHDVDDRRLYAIARVLADQAAGVPDAPEVTTTTDLDDALRGADFVFSAIRVGGLEGRAHDERVALAEGVLGQETVGAGGIAYGLRTVPVAVDIARRVARLAPDAWVINFTNPAGLVTEAMSRHLGDRVIGICDSPVGLGRRVARVLGADPREAWIDYVGLNHLGWVRGLRVKGRDELPRLLADHHLLGSFEEGRLFGADWLQSLGAIPNEYLHYYYFNRETVRAYRQAEKTRGAFLHDQQARFYAQVSDPDATGTPALDTWNRTRAEREATYMAENRETAGAGDRDEDDLSGGYEKVALALMRAVARDERTTLILNVRNRSTLSALDTEAVIEVPCLVDAGGAHPVSVDPLPGHATGLVCAVKAVEREVLQATESGSRARAVKAFALHPLVDSVNVARRLVEGYTAVHPGLAHLK from the coding sequence GTGAAACTGACGATTCTGGGCGGCGGAGGATTCCGGGTACCGCTGGTGTACGGCGCGCTCCTCGAGGACCACGCCGAGGGGCGGGTGACCCGGGTCGTCCTCCACGACGTGGACGACCGCCGGCTGTACGCGATCGCCCGGGTGCTGGCCGACCAGGCGGCCGGGGTGCCCGACGCCCCCGAGGTGACCACCACCACCGATCTGGACGACGCCCTGCGCGGCGCCGACTTCGTCTTCTCCGCGATCCGGGTCGGCGGCCTCGAGGGCCGCGCGCACGACGAACGGGTCGCGCTCGCCGAGGGCGTCCTCGGGCAGGAGACGGTCGGCGCGGGCGGCATCGCCTACGGACTGCGCACCGTCCCCGTCGCCGTCGACATCGCCCGCCGGGTGGCCCGCCTCGCCCCCGACGCCTGGGTCATCAACTTCACCAACCCGGCGGGCCTGGTCACCGAGGCCATGTCCCGCCATCTCGGCGACCGCGTCATCGGCATCTGCGACTCGCCGGTCGGCCTCGGCCGCCGCGTCGCCCGGGTGCTCGGCGCGGACCCGCGGGAGGCGTGGATCGACTACGTCGGCCTCAACCACCTCGGCTGGGTGCGCGGCCTGCGGGTCAAGGGCCGCGACGAACTCCCGCGCCTGCTCGCCGACCACCACCTGCTCGGCTCCTTCGAGGAGGGCAGGCTCTTCGGCGCCGACTGGCTCCAGTCCCTCGGCGCGATCCCCAACGAGTACCTGCACTACTACTACTTCAACCGGGAGACCGTACGCGCCTACCGGCAGGCGGAGAAGACCCGCGGCGCCTTCCTCCACGACCAGCAGGCCCGCTTCTACGCGCAGGTGAGCGACCCCGACGCCACCGGCACCCCCGCTCTGGACACCTGGAACCGCACCCGCGCCGAACGCGAGGCCACCTACATGGCGGAGAACCGCGAGACCGCCGGCGCCGGAGACCGCGACGAGGACGACCTGTCCGGCGGCTACGAGAAGGTGGCCCTCGCACTGATGCGGGCCGTCGCCCGCGACGAACGGACCACCCTGATCCTCAACGTCCGCAACCGCAGCACCCTTTCGGCACTCGACACGGAAGCCGTCATCGAAGTCCCGTGCCTCGTCGACGCCGGCGGCGCGCACCCCGTCTCCGTCGACCCGCTGCCGGGCCACGCCACCGGCCTGGTCTGCGCGGTCAAGGCGGTCGAGCGCGAGGTGCTCCAGGCCACCGAGTCCGGCTCCCGCGCCCGGGCGGTCAAGGCCTTCGCCCTCCACCCGCTCGTCGACTCCGTGAACGTGGCCCGCCGCCTCGTCGAGGGCTACACCGCTGTCCATCCCGGCCTCGCCCACCTCAAGTAG
- a CDS encoding glycoside hydrolase family 16 protein — MSDTSGTPRSFRPLRRPRPLRRALLAVVGTLGLTAAAVTAAVPSASAAAPPPPSGWSQLFVDDFNGAAGSGINTADWRYATGRGYPGGPANWGTGEIETMTSNPENVFLDGNGNLRITPRRDASGNWTSGRVETNRADFQPPAGGTLRVESRIQVPNVTGAAAKGYWPAFWMLGAPYRGNYWNWPSVGELDIMENTQGNNTVFATMHCGTAPGGPCDENSGIGGSTTCQGTTCQAGFHTYRLEWDRSSSVEQIRFYLDGNNFHTVRENQVDATTWRNATDHGFFVILNVAMGGGFPDAFGGGPDGGTQPGHSMLVDYVQVLSSGGGGTTPPPAGNRDAYGTLQAESFDAQSGTMTETTSDSGGGQNVGALAGGDWLQYKGVDFGSSAARQFSARVASGAPAGVSGLVEVRLDSRGNAPIGSFAVGNTGGWQSWRTIPANITSVTGTHDVYLTFTSGQPQDFVNVNWFTFSR, encoded by the coding sequence ATGAGTGACACCTCCGGCACCCCCCGCAGCTTCCGGCCCCTCCGCAGACCCCGCCCGCTGCGGCGGGCGCTGCTCGCCGTCGTCGGCACCCTCGGGCTCACCGCGGCCGCCGTCACGGCCGCCGTCCCGTCGGCGAGCGCCGCCGCCCCGCCCCCGCCGTCGGGCTGGAGCCAGCTCTTCGTCGACGACTTCAACGGCGCCGCGGGCAGCGGGATCAACACCGCCGACTGGCGGTACGCGACCGGCAGGGGATACCCGGGCGGCCCCGCCAACTGGGGTACCGGCGAGATCGAGACGATGACGTCGAACCCGGAGAACGTCTTCCTCGACGGCAACGGCAACCTCCGTATCACCCCGCGACGGGACGCCTCCGGCAACTGGACCTCGGGCCGCGTCGAGACCAACCGTGCCGACTTCCAGCCGCCCGCCGGGGGCACGCTGCGCGTCGAGAGCCGCATCCAGGTGCCGAACGTGACCGGCGCCGCCGCCAAGGGCTACTGGCCGGCGTTCTGGATGCTGGGCGCGCCCTACCGGGGCAACTACTGGAACTGGCCGTCCGTGGGCGAGCTCGACATCATGGAGAACACCCAGGGCAACAACACCGTCTTCGCCACGATGCACTGCGGCACCGCACCCGGCGGGCCGTGCGACGAGAACAGCGGCATCGGCGGTTCGACCACCTGTCAGGGCACGACCTGCCAGGCCGGCTTCCACACCTACCGGCTGGAGTGGGACCGCTCCTCGAGCGTGGAGCAGATCCGCTTCTACCTCGACGGAAACAACTTCCACACCGTGCGGGAGAACCAGGTCGACGCGACGACCTGGAGGAACGCCACCGACCACGGCTTCTTCGTCATCCTCAACGTGGCGATGGGCGGCGGCTTCCCCGACGCCTTCGGCGGCGGCCCGGACGGCGGTACCCAGCCCGGCCACTCGATGCTCGTCGACTACGTCCAGGTGCTCAGTTCCGGCGGCGGTGGCACCACGCCCCCGCCGGCCGGCAACCGGGACGCCTACGGCACCCTCCAGGCCGAGTCCTTCGACGCCCAGTCCGGCACGATGACGGAGACCACCTCGGACTCCGGCGGCGGCCAGAACGTGGGGGCGCTGGCGGGCGGTGACTGGCTGCAGTACAAGGGCGTCGACTTCGGCTCCTCCGCGGCCCGGCAGTTCTCCGCCCGGGTGGCGAGCGGCGCGCCGGCCGGGGTCAGCGGTCTGGTCGAGGTACGTCTGGACAGCCGGGGCAACGCGCCCATCGGGAGTTTCGCGGTGGGCAACACGGGCGGCTGGCAGTCGTGGCGGACGATCCCGGCGAACATCACCTCCGTGACGGGCACGCACGACGTGTATCTGACCTTCACCAGCGGCCAGCCGCAGGACTTCGTGAACGTCAACTGGTTCACCTTCAGCCGCTGA
- the opcA gene encoding glucose-6-phosphate dehydrogenase assembly protein OpcA translates to MKIDLTDTTASDVNKALVRGRRAIGTPAVGMVLTMVIVTDEENAYDSIKAAEKASHEHPSRMLVVIRRHARNLRERTHPRLDAEVRVGSEAGAGETVVLRTYGEVSDHADSVVLPLLLPDAPVVVWWPADGPEHPSRDPLGALAQRRITDLYAVEHPLEVLATRSRCYAPGDTDLAWTRLTPWRSMLAAALDQTRLTVTSAAVESEADNPSAELLARWLEARLKVPVERVETAGPVVTGVRLGTVDGEIAIDRPEGPMATLSLPGQPSRRLALKVRPLSELIAEELRRLDADEMYAVALRGGATGEVPAHA, encoded by the coding sequence ATGAAGATAGACCTCACCGACACCACGGCAAGCGATGTCAACAAGGCGCTGGTGCGGGGCCGCCGTGCCATCGGCACCCCCGCCGTGGGCATGGTCCTGACGATGGTGATCGTCACGGACGAGGAGAACGCCTACGACTCGATCAAGGCCGCCGAGAAGGCCTCGCACGAGCACCCCTCGCGCATGCTCGTCGTCATCCGGCGCCACGCCCGCAACTTGCGTGAACGCACCCACCCGCGTCTCGACGCCGAGGTGCGGGTGGGTTCGGAGGCCGGCGCCGGCGAGACCGTGGTCCTGCGGACCTACGGCGAGGTGTCCGACCACGCCGACTCCGTGGTGCTGCCGCTGCTGCTGCCGGACGCCCCGGTGGTGGTCTGGTGGCCCGCGGACGGGCCCGAGCACCCGTCGAGGGACCCGCTGGGCGCGCTGGCCCAGCGCAGGATCACCGACCTGTACGCGGTCGAGCATCCCCTGGAGGTGCTGGCCACCCGGAGTCGCTGCTACGCGCCCGGCGACACCGACCTGGCCTGGACCAGGCTGACGCCGTGGCGGTCCATGCTGGCCGCCGCGCTGGACCAGACCCGGCTGACGGTGACGTCGGCGGCCGTGGAGAGCGAGGCCGACAATCCGAGCGCGGAGCTGCTGGCGCGCTGGCTGGAGGCCCGGCTGAAGGTGCCGGTCGAGCGGGTGGAGACGGCCGGCCCGGTGGTCACCGGCGTGCGCCTGGGCACGGTGGACGGCGAGATCGCCATCGACCGCCCGGAGGGCCCGATGGCCACGCTGTCGCTGCCGGGGCAGCCGTCGCGGCGGCTCGCACTGAAGGTACGTCCCCTCTCCGAGCTGATCGCGGAGGAGCTCAGGCGTCTCGACGCGGACGAGATGTACGCCGTCGCCCTGCGCGGCGGGGCCACCGGGGAGGTCCCCGCCCATGCCTGA
- the gnd gene encoding phosphogluconate dehydrogenase (NAD(+)-dependent, decarboxylating), with translation MQIGLVGLGKMGGNMRERIRAAGHTVVGYDTNPDRSDVGHLSDLIDRLDVPRVVWVMVPAGAVTQHVIDQLGSLLKPGDLVVDGGNSRWTDDEKHARELGARGIGFVDAGVSGGVWGLEHGYALMVGGDEEHVERLKPIFDALKPEGPYGYVHAGEVGAGHFAKMVHNGIEYAMMQAYAEGWELLEKVHSVDNVREVFRSWQQGTVIRSWLLDLAVDALDEDPHLEKLRGYAEDSGEGRWTVEAAIDHAVPLPAITASLFARFASRQEDSPQMKMVAALRNQFGGHAVESADRDGLDQKRDQSQEQEDWA, from the coding sequence ATGCAGATCGGCCTTGTTGGTCTCGGCAAGATGGGCGGCAACATGCGTGAGCGCATCCGTGCCGCCGGACACACCGTCGTCGGCTACGACACGAACCCCGACCGCTCCGACGTCGGCCACCTGTCCGACCTCATCGACCGGCTCGACGTGCCGCGCGTCGTCTGGGTGATGGTCCCGGCCGGCGCGGTCACCCAGCACGTCATCGATCAGCTGGGGAGCCTGCTCAAGCCCGGCGATCTCGTCGTCGACGGCGGCAACTCCCGGTGGACGGACGACGAGAAGCACGCCAGGGAGCTGGGTGCCCGGGGCATCGGTTTCGTCGACGCGGGTGTCTCGGGCGGTGTGTGGGGGCTGGAACACGGCTACGCCCTCATGGTCGGCGGCGACGAGGAGCACGTGGAGCGGCTGAAGCCGATCTTCGACGCGCTCAAGCCGGAGGGCCCGTACGGCTACGTCCACGCGGGCGAGGTCGGTGCCGGGCACTTCGCGAAGATGGTCCACAACGGCATCGAGTACGCGATGATGCAGGCCTACGCCGAGGGCTGGGAGCTGCTGGAGAAGGTCCACTCGGTGGACAACGTCCGCGAGGTGTTCCGCTCCTGGCAGCAGGGCACGGTCATCCGCTCCTGGCTGCTCGACCTGGCGGTCGACGCGCTCGACGAGGACCCCCACCTGGAGAAGCTGCGCGGCTACGCCGAGGACTCGGGCGAGGGCCGCTGGACCGTGGAGGCCGCCATCGACCACGCGGTGCCGCTGCCGGCGATCACCGCCTCCCTGTTCGCGCGGTTCGCCTCCCGGCAGGAGGACTCGCCGCAGATGAAGATGGTCGCGGCGCTGCGCAACCAGTTCGGCGGCCACGCGGTCGAGTCCGCGGACCGGGACGGCCTGGATCAGAAGCGTGACCAGAGCCAGGAGCAGGAGGACTGGGCGTAG
- a CDS encoding histidine phosphatase family protein, whose translation MGDLLLARHGETEWSRAGRHTGATDLPLTPGGEDQARSLAPLLAGRAFALVLTSPLLRARRTAELAGLAGAVPEPDLREWDYGGYEGVTSADIRRARPGWDLWTDGVPSGPESPGESAAQVGERADRVLSRVAGALEAGDVVLVAHGHLLRVLTARRLGLPPTDGRLFRLETGTLGRLSLEHGSPVLAEWNTRP comes from the coding sequence GTGGGAGATCTCCTGCTGGCCCGGCACGGTGAGACGGAGTGGAGCAGGGCGGGACGGCACACCGGGGCCACCGATCTGCCCCTGACCCCGGGCGGCGAGGACCAGGCCAGGTCCCTGGCCCCGCTGCTCGCGGGCCGCGCCTTCGCGCTCGTGCTCACCAGTCCGCTGCTCCGCGCCCGGCGCACCGCCGAACTCGCGGGGCTGGCGGGGGCGGTGCCGGAGCCGGACCTGCGGGAGTGGGACTACGGCGGTTACGAGGGTGTCACCAGCGCGGACATCCGACGCGCCCGGCCCGGCTGGGACCTGTGGACCGACGGGGTGCCGTCCGGTCCGGAGTCTCCCGGCGAGTCCGCGGCGCAGGTCGGCGAGCGGGCCGACCGGGTGCTGTCCCGGGTGGCCGGGGCGCTCGAGGCGGGTGATGTGGTGCTCGTGGCGCACGGCCACCTGCTGCGGGTGCTGACCGCGCGGCGGCTGGGCCTGCCGCCCACGGACGGGCGGCTGTTCCGGCTGGAGACGGGAACGCTGGGCCGGCTGTCGCTGGAGCACGGCAGCCCGGTGCTCGCGGAGTGGAACACCCGCCCCTGA
- a CDS encoding bifunctional sugar phosphate isomerase/epimerase/4-hydroxyphenylpyruvate dioxygenase family protein, with translation MRTSIATVSLSGTLTEKLTAAARAGFDGVEIFENDLLASPLTPREIRARCLDLGLGIDLYQPLRDIEAVPAEAFARNLRRARHKFELMGELGADTVLVCSSVDPEAIDDDALAAAQLRELADLAQGFGIRVAYEALAWGRHVSTYDHAWRIVEAAGHPALGTCLDSFHILSRGSDPKGIEDIPGEKIFFLQLADAPLPAMDVLQWSRHHRCFPGQGGFDVAGLVRHVLRTGYDGPLSLEVFNDVFRQAEAAPTAVDARRSLLVLQEEVGVAQPPAPVVPTGVAFAELVTADAEPLTALLGGLGFTRTARHRSKPVDLWQQGEARLLVNTGTAVRRDGTRLAAVGLESPDPPGAAARAEALLAPVLPRRRAPKDAPLDAVAAPDGTELFFCDARLADWRADFEDVGEPAAVAAPGVRGIDHLALTQPWHHFDEAALFHRGVLGLRAEDSVDVADPYGLQRSRAVSNADGTVRIVLTVQAAPGDDTVHAQHIAFATDDVVAAARRLRDAGVPLLPIPANYYDDLAARHEFADGELETYRELGILYDHDEHGTLRHCYTRTVGRVFFELLQRDGGHRGYGARNAPVRLAAQHAVRTPTALTSQP, from the coding sequence GTGCGTACGTCCATCGCCACCGTCTCCCTCAGCGGCACCCTCACCGAGAAACTCACGGCCGCCGCCCGCGCCGGCTTCGACGGCGTGGAGATCTTCGAGAACGACCTGCTCGCCAGCCCGCTCACGCCACGGGAGATCCGCGCCCGCTGCCTCGACCTCGGACTCGGCATCGACCTCTACCAGCCGCTGCGGGACATCGAGGCCGTGCCCGCCGAGGCGTTCGCCCGCAACCTGCGCCGCGCCCGGCACAAGTTCGAGCTGATGGGCGAACTCGGCGCCGACACCGTGCTGGTCTGCTCCAGCGTCGACCCCGAGGCGATCGACGACGACGCCCTCGCCGCCGCACAGCTGCGCGAACTCGCCGACCTGGCGCAGGGCTTCGGCATCCGGGTCGCGTACGAGGCGCTGGCCTGGGGACGGCACGTCAGCACGTACGACCATGCCTGGCGCATCGTCGAGGCGGCCGGGCACCCGGCGCTCGGCACCTGCCTGGACAGCTTCCACATCCTCTCCAGGGGCTCCGACCCCAAGGGCATCGAGGACATCCCCGGCGAGAAGATCTTCTTCCTCCAGCTCGCCGACGCCCCGCTGCCCGCGATGGACGTCCTCCAGTGGAGCCGCCACCACCGCTGCTTCCCCGGGCAGGGCGGCTTCGACGTCGCCGGACTCGTCCGGCACGTCCTGCGCACCGGCTACGACGGGCCGCTCTCCCTGGAGGTGTTCAACGACGTGTTCCGGCAGGCCGAGGCCGCCCCGACCGCGGTGGACGCCCGGCGCTCCCTGCTCGTCCTGCAGGAGGAGGTGGGGGTGGCGCAGCCGCCCGCCCCCGTCGTCCCCACCGGTGTCGCCTTCGCCGAACTCGTCACCGCCGACGCCGAACCCCTCACCGCACTGCTGGGCGGCCTCGGCTTCACCCGCACCGCCCGGCACCGGAGCAAACCCGTCGACCTGTGGCAGCAGGGCGAGGCCCGCCTCCTCGTCAACACCGGTACGGCCGTGCGCCGCGACGGCACCCGACTCGCCGCCGTCGGCCTGGAGTCACCCGACCCCCCCGGGGCCGCCGCCCGCGCCGAGGCCCTGCTGGCGCCCGTCCTGCCGCGCCGCCGCGCCCCGAAGGACGCCCCGCTGGACGCCGTCGCCGCCCCCGACGGTACGGAACTGTTCTTCTGCGACGCCCGACTCGCCGACTGGCGGGCCGACTTCGAGGACGTGGGGGAGCCTGCCGCGGTCGCCGCCCCGGGGGTCCGGGGCATCGACCACCTCGCGCTCACCCAGCCCTGGCACCACTTCGACGAGGCGGCCCTCTTCCACCGCGGTGTGCTCGGGCTGCGGGCCGAGGACAGCGTCGACGTCGCCGACCCCTACGGGCTGCAGCGCAGCCGCGCGGTCAGCAACGCCGACGGCACCGTCCGGATCGTCCTCACCGTCCAGGCCGCACCCGGCGACGACACCGTGCACGCCCAGCACATCGCGTTCGCCACCGACGACGTGGTCGCCGCGGCCCGCCGGCTGCGCGACGCGGGCGTCCCGTTGCTGCCGATCCCGGCGAACTACTACGACGACCTCGCCGCCCGCCACGAGTTCGCCGACGGAGAACTGGAGACCTACCGCGAACTGGGCATCCTCTACGACCACGACGAGCACGGCACCCTGCGGCACTGCTACACCCGCACCGTCGGCCGGGTGTTCTTCGAACTCCTCCAGCGCGACGGCGGCCACCGCGGCTACGGCGCCCGCAACGCACCGGTACGGCTGGCCGCCCAGCACGCCGTCCGGACCCCGACCGCCCTCACCTCCCAGCCTTAG